In a single window of the Zea mays cultivar B73 chromosome 5, Zm-B73-REFERENCE-NAM-5.0, whole genome shotgun sequence genome:
- the LOC103626113 gene encoding uncharacterized protein, with product MTEGQSEETGSAPEGVSVLRRNSDDVGWEYGVLVDVNNKDKVKCILCDKQMCGGVYRLKQHIAQEGKNAKKCQGIKTTKEKLLEAQEKCKKALDGAKRKREVKTVRELELREEVHVSRVGGSEEVTCVGSSEPHKLGPMDKWTKAIDPTATKSESLTQQRLNKELWKERLHEVHKYIARWAFNHAISFNACDNDEFKQMCEAIGQFGPGIEPPTMFDLRGRLLEEEYARTKSLLQEREAEKMKNGCSIMTDAWSDKKRRSIMNVCTNCADGTSFIKITSSQHRTPEVSE from the exons ATGACAGAGGGTCAATCTGAAGAAACTGGAAGTGCACCAGAGGGAGTTAGTGTCCTTAGAAGAAATTCAGATGATGTGGGATGGGAGTATGGGGTTCTTGTTGATGTAAACAATAAGGACAAGGTAAAGTGCATACTGTGTGACAAGCAAATGTGTGGAGGGGTTTATCGGTTGAAGCAACATATCGCCCAGGAAGGAAAGAATGCAAAGAAATGCCAAGGCATTAAGACCACCAAAGAGAAATTGTTGGAGGCTCAAGAAAAGTGCAAGAAAGCACTAGATGGAGCAAAAAGGAAAAGGGAGGTGAAGACTGTTCGTGAGCTAGAACTTAGAGAGGAAGTTCATGTGTCTAGGGTTGGAGGATCTGAAGAAGTGACTTGTGTTGGAAGTTCAGAGCCTCACAAATTAGGCCCCATGGACAAATGGACAAAAGCTATTGATCCTACAGCAACCAAATCTGAATCTTTGACTCAACAGAGGCTGAACAAGGAACTTTGGAAAGAAAGATTACATGAGGTGCATAAATATATTGCAAGATGGGCCTTTAACCATG CAATATCATTCAATGCATGTGACAACGATGAGTTCAAGCAAATGTGTGAAGCAATTGGACAATTTGGGCCTGGAATTGAACCTCCAACTATGTTTGACCTGCGAGGGAGATTGTTGGAAGAAGAATATGCAAGAACCAAGAGTTTGCTGCAAGAACGTGAAGCCGAGAAGATGAAGAATGGGTGCTCTATTATGACCGATGCTTGGTCAGATAAGAAGAGGAGAAGCATAATGAATGTTTGCACTAATTGTGCTGATGGAACTAGTTTTATCAAAATAACAAGCAGCCAACATCGAACTCCAGAAGTTTCAGAATAG
- the LOC103626116 gene encoding probable plastid-lipid-associated protein 10, chloroplastic — MALAAPSSLRLLPTTPSQAPSPPCASRPRHLRELRLCQRLATAAAAAAAAAAAATAPLASSPTTSADTERRKHELLRAVQETRRGFAAGPDQRAAIEEAVVAVEERGAGKGTPIDLAALDGTWRLCYTSASDVLVLFEAAERLPLLQVGQIYQKFECKDRSDGGTVRNVVRWSIENLLEEQEGATLMVSAKFVVLSKRNIFLQFEEVAVENIKISEQLQTLIAPAILPRSFLSLQILQFLKTFRTQVPVSGPERRSPGGLYYLSYLDRDMLLGRSVGGGGIFVFTKAQPLT, encoded by the exons ATGGCGCTCGCAGCCCCTTCTTCCCTCCGCCTCCTCCCGACCACGCCATCGCAGGCGCCATCTCCGCCCTGTGCCTCCCGACCACGCCATCTGCGGGAGCTCCGTCTCTGCCAGAGactcgccaccgccgccgccgccgccgccgccgccgcggccgcgGCCACGGCTCCACTCGCTTCCTCGCCCACCACCTCC GCGGACACGGAGCGGAGGAAGCACGAACTGCTGCGCGCGGTTCAGGAAACGCGGCGCGGATTCGCAGCGGGGCCCGACCAACGCGCTGCCATCGAGGAGGCCGTC GTGGCCGTGGAGGAGCGTGGTGCGGGGAAGGGAACGCCGATAGATCTCGCGGCGCTCGATGGCACCTGGAGGCTGTGTTACACATCGGCATCAGACGTGCTTGTGCTGTTCGAGGCGGCCGAGAGGCTTCCACTCCTGCAG GTGGGCCAAATATACCAGAAATTTGAGTGCAAAGATCGATCAGATGGTGGAACTGTGAGGAATGTTGTAAGGTGGAGCATCGAGAACTTGCTGGAG GAGCAAGAAGGTGCAACACTGATGGTCTCTGCGAAGTTTGTTGTCCTGTCTAAACGGAATATCTTTCTTCAATTTGAGGAG GTCGCTGTTGAAAATATCAAGATCAGCGAGCAACTGCAGACACTAATAGCTCCTGCTATACTTCCTCGgtcatttttgagccttcag ATATTGCAGTTCCTTAAAACCTTTCGAACTCAAGTTCCTGTTAGTGGTCCTGAAAG ACGATCACCTGGAGGATTATATTATCTGTCTTACCTTGATCGTGATATGCTCCTGGGTCGTTCAGTTGGTGGTGGGGGAATATTTGTTTTCACAAAGGCACAACCTCTTACATAA
- the LOC100193214 gene encoding uncharacterized protein LOC100193214, with protein sequence MEVFGKSVIAEPSNVIFLSAILNTEGSNPSHKCDKRCQSERILGNMYRCKLTETTHICDKNCNQRILYDNHNSLCRVSGQLFPLSPLEQQAVRGIRRKHEVDSSEGCCFKRRRGAQLHPSPFERSYSAVYPIPSQVGDGMDMS encoded by the coding sequence ATGGAGGTATTTGGCAAATCTGTGATTGCTGAgcccagcaatgtgattttcttgtccGCGATCCTTAACACAGAAGGGTCAAACCCTAGTCACAAGTGTGACAAGAGGTGCCAGAGCGAGCGCATTTTGGGGAACATGTACCGTTGCAAACTGACTGAAACCACTCACATCTGTGACAAAAACTGTAACCAGAGGATTCTATATGACAACCATAACTCGCTCTGCCGAGTGAGTGGGCAGCTTTTTCCGCTCTCTCCACTGGAGCAGCAAGCAGTGAGGGGCATCCGCAGGAAGCATGAAGTGGACAGCAGTGAAGGTTGCTGCTTTAAGCGCAGGCGCGGCGCACAGCTGCATCCTTCCCCCTTCGAGAGGTCCTACTCTGCTGTGTATCCAATCCCGAGCCAGGTTGGAGATGGCATGGACATGAGCTAG